Below is a window of Yimella sp. cx-51 DNA.
CAAGTGGTTCCCGGGTTCTCCGATGCCCAAGCAGTACCTGCCCGGTGGATCGACGGCGTCTGCTTCGCCGTCGACCTCGTGATCGGGGACCACGATGATTGAGTGGTTCGATCGCCTCCGGGCGACCTTCCTCGACTGGGGCGCGATGGGAGACGTCCTCCCGTCCATGTTCGCCACCGGCCTGAAGAACACCCTGATCCTCTCCCTCGCAGCGACAGTGCTCGGCGTACTACTGGGCATGGTGCTGGCGATCATGGGAGTCAGCCGCTCACGGTGGTTGCGGGTGCCGGCGCGGCTCTACACAGACGCATTCCGGGGTCTGCCTGCGATCGTCACGATCTTGTTGATCGGCCAGGGTTTCGCGTCCGTAAGCCGCTCGGTTTTCGGTACCAACCCGTACCCGCTCGGCATTCTGGCGCTGAGCCTCATCGCTGCCGCGTACATCGGGGAGATCTTCCGCGCCGGCATCCTGGCGGTTGACCGTGGTCAGTTGGAAGCCTGCCGTGCACTCGGCATGAGCTACCGGCGAGGCATGCGGCTGATCGTGGTCTCGCAGGGAGTGCGTCGCGTGCTGCCAGCTCTGGTCAACCAGTTCATCGCGATCGTGAAGGATTCCTCGCTGGTCTACTTCCTCGGTCTGCTGACCGAGCAGCGTGAGCTGTTCCGGGTGGGCCAGGATGCCGCAGTGGTCTCGGGAAACCTGTCACCGCTGGTGCTCGCCGGCTTGTTCTACCTGGTGATCACGGTGCCGTTGACGCACATCGTCAACCTCATGGACGAGCGCTTCCGCAACGGAGGCCGTCCGACGGGTCAGCCTCAGAGCGGCCTCGAAGAGGTCACCGAACTCAACCTCGCGACGGAAAGGGGCTGACCCATGGCCAGCACACATCGCTACGAGGGCGCGGATCTGCGCCTGGAGGATCTCACGATCGCTTACGGCGAAACCGTTGTGGTGCGTGACGTCAGCTTCGAGGTGCCAGCCGGTACGACGACCTGCATCATCGGGCCGTCCGGTTCGGGAAAGTCGACGCTCCTGCGCTCGATCAACCGCCTACACGAGCCATCGCACGGTGAGGTCTATCTCGCCGGTGAACCGACGTCAGGCATGAACCGTGACGCGCTGCGCACCCGGTTGGGAATGGTCTTCCAGCATTTCAACCTGTTCCCCGACCACACCGCCTTGCAGAACGTCATGCTCGCGCCCCGCAAGGTGCTCGGGCTGTCCGACAGTGAGGCCAGGGCCAGGGCGGCCGAAGGACTGACGGACGTAGGGCTGGCCACCCGAATGGACCACCGTCCACGAGACCTCTCCGGCGGTCAGCAGCAACGCGTGGCGATCGCGCGAGCTCTGGCGATGCACCCTTCGGCCGTGCTGTTCGACGAGGTCACCAGTGCGCTCGACCCAGAGCTGGTCAAGGGCGTCCTCGACCTCATGAGACGGCTCGGTGACGCGGGCATGACCATGGTCGTCGTGACGCACGAGATGGGGTTTGCCCGACAGGCGGCCGACCAGGTGGTCTTCATGGACGAGGGACGTGTGGTCGAAATTGGCACTCCGCAGGAGCTGTTCGACAACCCACGGTCCGAACGTCTGCAGACCTTCTTGTCGCAGGTGCTCTGATGCGGATGACAAACCAGGACAACAAGATTCGTGTCGGAATCATCGGGTTTGGAGTCGCCGGAGAGTTCTTCCACGGCGCATTCCTTGCCGCCGACCCCGGTTACGAGATCGTCGGCATCGTCACCCGGTCACAGGAGCGGGCGGCAAGGGCGGATTCACTCGGCCCGGTGGTACAGACCGTCGATGAACTGCTGGCGCTCGCTCCAGATCTCGTGGTCGTCGCCAGCCCTCCGAATGTCCATCGGGAGCATGCTTTGGCGGCTCTCGCTGCGGGCGCGGATGTGGTCGTCGACAAACCCTTCGCACCGAATGTCGATGACGCCCGCGCGATCATCGAAGCGGCGAAGGGTCACGGGCGACTGCTGACGGTTTTTCAGAACCGCAGGTTCGACCGCGACTTCGTCACCCTGAAGCGGCTCGCGGTAGAAGGCGTCGTTGGCGACGTCCACACGTTCGAATCCAGATTCGAGTGGTGGAAGCCGGAGGTGGACGAGTCGTGGAAGTCGACCACGTCGGCGGATGACGGCGGCGGCATTCTGCTCGACCTCGGCCCGCACCTCGTCGACCAGGCGATCGAGTTGCTCGGACCAGTCACGAACGTCCGGTCCGCGACGGTCCGGCGACTGCGCGACGGGGCAACCGCGGACGACGATGCCTTCATCGAGCTCGAACACGCGAGCGGTGCAGTGTCCCGTTTGACGATGTCAGCTCTCGCGGGCTCGATGGGCCAACGTTTTCGACTTGCTGGAAGCCGCGGAATTCTGACGATCGATGGCCTGGACGAGCAGGAAAATTCCTTGCGAACAGGCGGTGCGCGCCCGAGCGATCCAGGTTTCCGTTCCGACAGTCGACGTCTCCAGTTCTCTGCTGGTGAACAGGAGGATGATCTGAGGTTGGACGAGGGGTCGTACGCCGATTTCTATGGAGCCCTCGCGACGGCTATCCGCTACGGTGCGGACGTGCCGGTCTCACCGGACGACGCCCTTGTCGTCCTGCGGATACTTGAAACTGTTCGAGAGCAGGCCCGCCGATAGCCGAACTGTAGATGCATTTGGCTGCCGGAGACCTCGAGCAAGCCGTCGCCTGAGCCCGAAGCGGTTCAGCTCGCCGTCGCGAACCACGCCTTGGCGATCTTGACCGTCTTCATGGGCTCATCTTGAACGCGCCGTGCATGCAGACGGCCTTCTCGTAATCGAGGATCCAGCATGCTTTCAGCGCCTGAGCTGTGATGCCGCAGGTGAAGACACCGTCTGCGATCGAATACGGGGATCCCGTCGGCATGCCGGTGCGCCTTGCGACGTCGTTGTGGGTCGTCCAGCCCTTTTCCAGCTTCATGGTCTTCTCGTTCACGGGGTCGATTCCGATGATCTGGGTGGCCGCAGCGGCGCGATCGGACGTAGAGCTGGTCGAGTTGGCTGTCGACGAACTGGCGCTGGAAGAACTGGACGAGCTGATCGTGCTCGAAGTGGTGCTGGTCGAGGTGCTGCTCGTCGGAGCGGAGGTCGTCACGGACGTCGATGATGAAGCCGTGCTCGAACTGGTCGTGTGTTGGCGCCCGGTGCCGCACTGGAGTCACCGGAACTGCATCCCGCCAAGACAACTGCGCTCGCTACGACGACGACCGACAACCGAGCCTTGATGTTTCCCCCGATGTGATTACGGCGCTAGGGCTTTCGCCAATGCCCGTGGTGTCCTGCGACGCAGCGTAGGACGAATACCCCTCCGCCGCCCGCGGATTGGTTGAAGATTCCAACATCGCGCTCACGCCCGCGAGGCCGGTGCAGTTGCTTGTGTGGTGAGGGACACATCGCCACTCAGGGAGGATCACCCATGAACTTCACCCAGCGTCTGCTCACCGGCTGTGGAAGCCTCGCGCTCGCCTCCGGCATGGCTGTTTCCGTCACGCCCGAAGCATCGGCGGCGTCCACGACCGTCTCGACGACATCGACCGCCGCGTATGCAGCGGGCGAATTCCAGTGCGGACCCAACAACTGGATCGGACGCCTGGTGCCCGAGAACCCGCCGGGCGGCGCAAACTTCCATTACGCGTGCGTGCGACATGACGCCTGCTACAGCGCCGGCAGCACCACCTCGCGCGCCACGTGCGACTCGGCATTCCGTAACCGCATGTACAACGCGTGCACCGCAGCCGGAAAGGGCGCAACCTGCAAGCGGATCGCGGACGTCTACTACTGGGCGGTGCGCGGAGCCGGCCGCTTCTACTACAAGGGCAGCGGCCTCAACAACTGACTCACCGCGTACCCGTGAAGGGCTCAGCGAGCGACGAGTTCAGTTGACTCCGAAGCGAATTCGAGAGTGGCCTCAGCCGCATCGATGAGATCAGGTGGCAGCAGGCGGGCGTTCAAGTCGGCCGCGAGCGCCGGCCCGCTACCACCACCACCGATCGCGATCGTCACCGAACTGCTGAGGCGGCGGATGATGCCGCGCCGCGATTCGAAGGCCGAACGGCGGGACGCCGACAGCACCACCAGGTCGGGGCGCACTGTGTCGGCCACGCGAACCAGCGAATGCAGGGGCGTGTCAGCGCCGAGGAACCGGACGTCCCACCCGCGGCGCGACATCAGAATCGCCATGCACAGCAGGCCGATGTCGTGGCGCTCGCCGGGCGGGCAGGCCAGCAGCGCGATCGGACTGCCTGGTTCGGTCTGATCAACGGTCTGCACGGCGAGAGTGCGACGAACAGCGTGCGAGGCGAAGTGTTCGTGGGCGACGCTCACGTCACCGTTGGCCCACATGCCGCCCAACTCCTGCATGAACGGCACGATCACGCCACGGATCACCTGCTCGAGACCGAACTGGGTGATGGCCTCATCGAGCACCATCCGCGCACCGCGGTTGTCCAGCTGCAACATCGCGTAGCCAAGGCGGGAGGTGTATTCCTGCGTCGCCGACGGCGTGATCACGGGCCCATCGGTGTGCCGTGCCAGCACGGTGGCCGCTGCTTGCGCCAGTGGCATTCCGCTGTCACGCAACGTGATCACCTGACGGGCGACCTGCTCGTCAGTAGGTCCGTACAACCGGTAGCCCGACTCCGACCGCTCAGGAGAGAACATCCCGTAGCGCGTTTCCCAAGCTCGCAGAACATGTGCCGACACTCCGACTCGTCGCGCGAGTTCTCCGACCCGCATCCGTTCCGCACCGTGTTCCATAGTTGAACACGATACAGAACCTTAGACAGACCTTTGACGGGCGGACGGTGGTGGGATGTTCTAGGGCAACGTCCGTCAGTCGGACGGTGCCAGGGTTGGGGAAGAGCTATTGATGAACAACACGACGCGCGCAGCGCGCCTGGTCGACTCGATGTTGGACCGCAGCGTGGCCCTCGGCTACGGCAAGATCGGCTCCGCGGTGCGCCGCCAACTTCCCACCTGGCCGTGTGACCCTCAGCCCGGGGCCCTTGCTGGACAGCAGATCATCGTGACGGGCGCATCGTCCGGCCTCGGTGAGCAGGTCGCCCACGATGTCGTCCGCCTCGGTGGCCACGCCCATCTGGTCGTGCGCGATACCGCCCGTGGTGAAGCAACTGCTGCTCGCATCCGTCAGGCCATGCCCGACGCGCAGTGCACCGTGTGGCGTTGCGATCTCAGCGACCTCGACAGCGTCGACGACTTCGTGCTCGCCTTCAGCCGTACCCACATCGTGGTCGATGCGATCGTGCACAACGCCGGCGCGATGCCGCAGACCTACACGACCTCCGCCCAGGGCTACGAACTCACCCTGGCCCTGCACGTGCTCGGACCGGTGCGCATGACCGAAGGTCTGTTGCCCGACCGTCCCACGACCGACCACATCACCCGGGTCGTTTTCGTCACATCCGGCGGCATGTACGCCCAGCGCCTACGCGATGACGACTTCGCTTATCGCACAGGCGAATACAAGCCGACTGTCGCCTACGCTCGCAGCAAGCGCGCTCAGGTCGAACTCATCCCAGCCCTCCAGGGACGCTGGGCAACCCACGGCGCGCGGGTCTACGCCATGCACCCTGGTTGGGCCCGGACGCCCGGCGTCGAGACCTCCATGCCCGGCTTCACCAAGCTCACCGCGCCGATCCTGCGTTCACCCGCGGACGGCGCCGACACCATCACGTGGCTGCTCGCCACCCACCCCGCGCCGGCCGGAGGGGGACTCTGGCACGACCGGCGCGACCGCCCGACCAACCTGTTGGCGAGCACCGTGACGACCACACAGCAGCGCTGCCGGTTGAAGTCGTGGGTGCTGGAACATGCCTTGGAGACCAAGCGTCCGGCGCTGCTCTCGACTTGAACCTCCGCGCCATCTGGTCGTTGAACCTGGCGCACCCCGCTCGTCGAGCTGTGGGCGACACGCTCGGTCGTTCAGCTGGGCGTGACAGTGTTCCGGTCGTTGAGCGCTGGGCTCACACCGCTCGTTGAGCCGGGGAACTGACGAAGGAAGTTCCCCGCGTCGAAACGCGGTGCCTTGACCGCACATCCGACCGCGAACCTTCAAGAACCTCTCGTCAGCGCCCGAGCCAGCCGTCTTCGACGTCGTGCGGTCGATAGTTGGTGACCTTCCACTTACTGTCGACCATGGTCACGGTCAGGACGCCTTGCCAGACGTTGTCGGTGTTGTGCTCGCCGACGTCTGTGACGCAGGTCCAGGGAGAAGCGCCGAGCGGGACGCACGTCGAGTACGTGATGTTTCTCAAGGTTTCGGTCCCGAACTGAGTCCATTGCCAAGCCTCCGCGCTGCCGTAGGTCAACGCCCGGGCGCGGTCGTTCGCGCCGACCGCACGAAGGAAGGCGTTCGCGGTCTGCACCCGATCCAGGCTGGGTGCCTTGAGCGTGAACGGCGTTGAGGAGGCGAACCACGCCCGCTTGACCTGAACCGTTTTCGCAGGCGCGAATTCGCGGGCGACGCGGACGCTCCACTGCGGCTTGCTCTGGTCGACGACCTTGCCCCCGAGGCCGTCCTCCAGCACGGCGCGCCCGTCGGTGCACTCGTACCGACCGACGCCGTTGTCGGAGCGCTGGCGTGGGTGCGCGTGCGTCACCACTTCACATCGGACGCCGTCGGCGAGTTCGAACGCGAGAGCCAGCGCATCCCGCGATGCGCTCGTGACCTGCACCGGGTTCGCGACCGGAAAGCGTGCAACCTTCTTGCTGAAAGCCGTGTGCAGACAAACCGCTGTGCCGTCGTTCATCGCCCAGCAAGCGCGGCGGGCGTAGGCGTTGGCGCCGCAGGTGAAGACGTCGGCTGTGAGTGAGTAGTAGGAACGCTCGCCACCCGTCGTGCACGTGTCGGCGGTCTCGTTGGTCGCGCTCCAACCGGCTGCCAGGGATCCGTCGGCGCTGCGCGGATTGAGCCGGACGATCTCGGTGGCAGGGGCAGTCATGGTGGTCGCCGAGGTTGAGGTGGTCGACGTCGTGCTGGTGGAGGAACTGCTGCTCGGCGTAGTCGTGGCGCTTGCGGTACTACCGGAGGAGGACGAGGCCGTCGGCGCTGCGGATGCAGTGGTGGTGCCGCTGCCGGACGACTTCGCGCCGTCGTCCCCGCTGCTGCAACCCGCAACCGAAAGGCTGAGCGTCAAAAGCATCGCCGACCAGAACTTCTTCAAGATCTACCCCTTGTCACGATCCGAAAGCGCCGCCCCTGTGCGACTAGTCGGAATCCTAGGCTCGACCACCGACAAGGCGCTCTGGGTCACCACGTCGACCCCGACTAGAGACCAAATCTGCGGCGCCTACTGACAAACGCGCTGGTTACAACTGCCGCGCTTGCGAACAGAGGCCGCACTTGTTGCTGGAACTGCCGCGTTTGGGCGGCCCGGTCGGGATGGCTGCATGCGGATTCCCGGTCACCCGTCACGCCCCGATCGCACCCAACCCGCGACGCAGGCGCCCTCGGAGTGGCACGATCGAGGTATGGCGAAGAAGACCGCGAACGGCACCGTACGGATGGACAAAGAGCTCTACGAGAAGGAGCTCGAACGTCTCCAGACCCAACTGGTGGCGATGCAGGAATGGGTGAAGGAGACCGGAGCTCGCGTCGTCATCGTCTGTGAAGGGCGCGACGCAGCTGGTAAGGGTTCGGCGATCAAGCGCATCACCCAGTACCTCAACCCCCGCGTCGCTCGGGTGGCTGCCCTGCCCGCGCCGTCCGATCGGCAGAAGACCCAGTGGTACTTCCAGCGCTACGTCGAGCACCTTCCGGCCGCTGGCGAGATCGTGATCTTCGACCGCTCCTGGTACAACCGCGCCGGCGTCGAGCACGTGATGGGTTTCTGCACCGACGAGCAGTACGAGCGCTTCCTGATCCAGGCGCCGATCTTCGAGCAGATGCTCATCGACGACGGCATCATCCTGCGTAAGTACTGGTTCTCGGTGTCGGACGTCGAGCAGGAGGCGCGCTTCAAGTCGCGCCACAAAGACCCGATGCGCCAGTGGAAGCTCTCGCCGATGGACCTCGAATCCATCACCCGTTGGGAGGCCTACTCGCAGGCCAAGGACCGCATGTTCTCCGCCACCGACCGTCGCCAATCCCCTTGGAACGTCGTCGAATCCGAGGACAAGCGCGCCTCCCGCATCAATGTGATCGCCGACATCCTGGAGAGCGTGCCGTGGGAGCGGGTCGAGCCGCACGTGCCGCAGGTGCCGGAGCGTCCGGCCCCGGTCGGTTACACACGTCCGCCGCGCACGTCGCAGACCTATGTGGCTGATCACGCCGCCGAGGTGAGCAAGGGCGCTGGTTCGGGGAGCGCGTCCGGCAAGTCCGCGTCGAAGGCAGCCAAGGGCACAACGACGAAGCGCACGGCCACCAAGAGCGCCGCGAAGAAGAGCGCGACCAAGAAGTCCTGACCGGACGCCGACGTCCCTCAGCACAAACGCGGCGGTTCTGCGCGGACGCGGTAGTTGCAACTGCCGCACCTGCGAAGAGCCGCCGCGTTTGTCGGCGGGAGGGCCGCGTCTGTGGCTTCCGCCGATCTTGTCGGCGCCGCCGTCTAAGGTGCGGAACGTGGTCATCCAACTCCACCGCGCCGACGGTCCGCGACAGCTCGCGGACGAGTTCGCGAGCCTGCTCGCGGGCTCACCGGCCGATGTCTTCACCCCTGAGGTGGTCGTTGTGCCCGCGCGCGGGGTGGAGCGGTGGTTGGCGCAGCGCCTTTCACACAGTCTGGGTGCTGAGCACACGGACGACGGAGTGGCTGCTGGCCTCAAGATCCTCACGCCCGGATCGCTGATCAGTATGCTGCTTGGACGCGACCGCGACGATCCGTGGCAACCCGACCGCTTGGTCTGGCCCACCCTCGCAGCCATCGACGAGCTCTGCGGCTCACCGGGTTTCGAAGCGATCACCCATCACCTCGGGGCCGGGCCTCCCATCACCGGCGACGCCAACGCCGAGTGGCGTCGCAAGGCTCGGCAGTCGCGCCGCTATGCAGTGGCCCGGCGGCTGGCTGCCCTCTTCGCCTCCTATGCGCGTGACCGGCCGCAGATCCTGGACGACTGGGAGGCCGGACGCTCCACGGACGGCTGCGGTGGTGCCTTGCCGACCGACCTCGCCTGGCAGCCGCCGCTCTGGCGTCGTGTCGTCGAGCTCACCCGTGCCCGGTACGACGTCGACGAATCAGTCACGCAGCGTCAACGGAGGGTGGTGCAACAGGTCGAGTCGGGTGAACTGAAACTTGACCTACCCGGGCGCCTCTCCTTCTTCGGCTACACCCGGCTCGCGGCGTCCGAGCTTGCGCTCATCCGGGCCCTTGGGCAGCAGCGCACGGTGCACATCTGGTTGCCGCATCCCTCCCCGGCGTTGTGGTCGGCGCTCGCGAGTTCACCCAGCCCAACGCACGACCGCGCGGACGACGACTCCGCCGCCGTTGCTCACCACCCGTTGCTGGCCACGTTGGGCCGCGACGGCCGCGAACTGCAGGCGAGCCTGGCGGTGCTCGACGCCACCGATGCCAGCACATCGAGCGAAACCGGTTCAGCCACAACACGACTCGCCCTTCTGCAGCACGACATCCGGCACAACGTCCCTCCCGATCAGTCGCGGGTGATCGCTGCTGACGACCGGTCGATCCAGGTGCACGCGTGTTACGGACGCGCACGCCAGGTGGAGGTGTTGCGGGAGGTGCTCACGGGGCTGTTGGCCGACCACAAGGGTGCGCTGCAACCCCGCGACATCCTGGTGATGTGCCCCGACATCGAGTCGTTCGCGCCGCTGCTGCGGGCCACCTTCGGGCTCGGCGACACCGGTGACGACGCGTCGGTGCACCCCGGTCAGACTCTTCGGGTGCAGCTGGCCGACCGCGCGCTCGCCGCCACCAACCCGCTGGTCGATCTCGCGCATCGCCTCGTCCAGACCGTCGCCGGGCGTATGACCGCCACCGAACTGCTCGATCTCGCGGGCCACGAATCGGTGCGCCGCAGGTTCGGTTTCGACGAGGACGCGTTGGCGCGCATCTCTCGCTGGGTTGCCGACGCGGGCGTGCGCTGGGGCTACGACGGCGCGCACCGCGGCGAGTACGGCCTGGGCGGTCTCGATGCCAACACCTGGGCCGCTGGGCTCGACCGCGTTGCTCTCGGCGTTGCTGTGGCCGACGACTCCGAGGGCTTCGCCGGTGCGCTGGTGCCGATCGACGACATCGGCAGCCGCGACATCGAGCTCGTGGGCCGCGTGCTGGAGTTCATGGATGCGATCAAGGCCGCCGCCGACGGTGTTCGGGCTGGCACACCGCGGGGTGCCCTGCCGGCCCCCGAATGGATGGCCTGGCTCAGCGACGCGATCGACGCACTCGCAGCGGTCAAAACCGACGAGCAGTGGCAGGTGGGCCAGTTGCACCGCGAGCTCAACGCGATTGCTGATGCCGCAGGTGATTCAGTCACGTTGCGGCTCAGCGATATTCGGGCCCTCCTTGAGCAACGGTGGGCCGCCCGTCCGGGGCGCGCCAACTTCCGCACCGGCGGCATCACGATCTGCTCGATGGTGCCGATGCGTTCGGTGCCGCACCAGGCGATCGTGGTGCTCGGCCTCGACGACGGCGTCTACCCGCGCTCGCTGATCACCGACGGCGACGACGCATTGGCGAGGCGCCCACAGATCGGTGAGCGCGACGTCCGCAGCGAAGATCGACAATTGCTGCTCGACGCAGTGATGGCCGCGGGCCAACACTTCGTCGCGATCTACTCCGGTGCCGACGAACGCAACGGCTCCGTGCGTCCGCCGGCGGTGCCGCTTCAGGAACTCATCGCGGTCGCGGCGCGCACTGCGACCGCAGAAGGCATCGCCGAGGGCGAGGCGCACGACGATCGCTCGTTCGTCCGTCGCCACCCGTTGCAGGCCTTCGACGAGCGCAACTTCCGCGCCGACAGTCCGCTCCCGGGTGGAAGCTTCGACCGCTCGTCCCTGGAGGGAGCGGCAGCCCTCCGCCAGTTGCGGGAGACCCAGAAGGCACCCCGCCAGGTGGTGGGCGAACCGCTGACCGAAGCGCCCCATGAGCCGGTCACCGTCGAGCAGATCGTCATGTTCCTACAAAACCCAGCGCGTGAATTCCTGCGCAATCGACTCGACGTCATGTTGCCGAGGGAGGACGACGAGGTCGACGACGGCGTGCCGATCTCCTTGGACGGTCTGGAGCAATGGGCGGTGGGCGATCGTGTGCTCACCCAAGCCTTACGCGGCCAGCCGATCGAGCAACTGCTCGACCGTGAGGAGGTGCGCGGCAGCCTGCCACCCGGTGCATTGGCCAATGATCTTCGGGCTGACCTGACTCGCGAGATCGGCGCGATCGCCGATGCTTCGGCGACGCTCGACAAGCTCCATCGCAGCGTCGACGTGCACCTCGACCTGTCAACTGAAAAGGACGGCGGCACCACGCGGTTCACCGGAGTGGTGAGCGGCATCATCGGCGACGACCTCTGGATGCGCACCTACTCGCGCGTCGGCCCCAAGCAGATCGTCGCGGCCTGGGTCAGGCTGCTCGCGTTGACGCTCACCGAACCCGGTAGCCCACACGTGGCGCAGCTGCGGGGTAAGCGCACCAGCTTCCGGCTGCGGTCGCCCGAGCCGCAACTGGCCGAGCAGATCCTCGCCGATCTGGTGCGCACCCGCCGATCAGGATTGCGCTTCCCGATGGGCGTCCCGCCCAAAACTACGAGCTTGTTCGTCGAAAAACTCCGCCAAGCAGCCTTCCCTGAGACAGCGGTCCAATCCGCGTTCGCACTCTCGCGCACGGAATGGGAGGGCGACCGTTTCGACGGTGAGAACGCCGACCCCGCGTGGACCTTCGTGCTCGGCCGGAAGTCAGCGATTGAAGAACTCAACCGCAACAACGGTCTGTCGTACTTCGGCCCACGCATCTGGAATCCCATCCACCAACACCTGGACGAGTCATGACGCAGGTTCGCCTGGAGTCGTTCTCGATCACCGGGCCGCTGCCGTCGGGCACGTCCCTTATCGAGGCCAGCGCCGGCACCGGCAAGACGTGGACGGTGGCCGCGCTGGTGGTGCGTTATGTCGCCGAGGGCGTCGCCACCCTCGACCAACTGCTGATCGTCACCTTCAGTCGGGCCGCCAGCCAGGAGCTGCGCGAACGCGTGCGCACCCGGCTCGAGGAGACGGTGCTCGCGCTGGAAAGTGGCGCTGGTGACGAAGACCCGCTGGTCGTGCACCTGCGCGACTGTTCAGAGCCAGAGCTGCAGACCCGGCTCACCCGGTTGCGGCACGCGCTGACCGACTTCGACACCGCCACGATCGCCACGATCCACCAGTTCTGCCATTACGTCCTGAAGGGTCTCGGCGTCGCGGGTGACTCCGACCCGAACGCCCAGCTCGCCGAAGATCTCGACCAGCTGCGCGAGGACGTCGTCGACGACCTCTACCTCGCGGGCACGCTCGCCGACGACCCGGACGCGCCCGACTACAAGACGGCCGTCGAGGACGCCAAGATCGCGCTCGACAATCCGGACGCCGAGGTGATCCCCCGCGGTGCCACCGGCAAGGTGGGCCGCCGGGTCGACTACGTGAAGGCGGTGCGGGAGGAGTTCGCGCGCCGCAAGCTGCGGGCGTCCGTGATGTCCTACGACGACTTGCTCGAACAACTCGCCGCCGCACTCGAGGCCGATGACAGCCCGGCCCGTCGGCGCATGCGTGACCGCTGGTCGATCGTGTTGGTGGACGAGTTCCAGGACACCGATCCCGTGCAATGGCAGGTGTTTTCGCGGGCGTTCAGCGGCGACGGCAAGACGCTCATCCTCATCGGCGATCCGAAGCAGGCGATCTACGGCTTCCGCGGCGGCGACATCAACACCTATCTCAGCGCGGCCGACACCGCGACGCAGCGCACCTCTCTACCCACCAACTACCGAAGTGACGCGCCGCTCGTCGATGCGCTGCAGGTGCTGATGGCGGGGGTCGAACTCTCCGACGGCATCGTCGCCCATCCGATCAGTGCGCATCAGCAGGGCCACCGACTCCAAGGCGCACCCGACAA
It encodes the following:
- a CDS encoding Gfo/Idh/MocA family protein gives rise to the protein MRMTNQDNKIRVGIIGFGVAGEFFHGAFLAADPGYEIVGIVTRSQERAARADSLGPVVQTVDELLALAPDLVVVASPPNVHREHALAALAAGADVVVDKPFAPNVDDARAIIEAAKGHGRLLTVFQNRRFDRDFVTLKRLAVEGVVGDVHTFESRFEWWKPEVDESWKSTTSADDGGGILLDLGPHLVDQAIELLGPVTNVRSATVRRLRDGATADDDAFIELEHASGAVSRLTMSALAGSMGQRFRLAGSRGILTIDGLDEQENSLRTGGARPSDPGFRSDSRRLQFSAGEQEDDLRLDEGSYADFYGALATAIRYGADVPVSPDDALVVLRILETVREQARR
- a CDS encoding amino acid ABC transporter permease, which encodes MIEWFDRLRATFLDWGAMGDVLPSMFATGLKNTLILSLAATVLGVLLGMVLAIMGVSRSRWLRVPARLYTDAFRGLPAIVTILLIGQGFASVSRSVFGTNPYPLGILALSLIAAAYIGEIFRAGILAVDRGQLEACRALGMSYRRGMRLIVVSQGVRRVLPALVNQFIAIVKDSSLVYFLGLLTEQRELFRVGQDAAVVSGNLSPLVLAGLFYLVITVPLTHIVNLMDERFRNGGRPTGQPQSGLEEVTELNLATERG
- the ppk2 gene encoding polyphosphate kinase 2; its protein translation is MDKELYEKELERLQTQLVAMQEWVKETGARVVIVCEGRDAAGKGSAIKRITQYLNPRVARVAALPAPSDRQKTQWYFQRYVEHLPAAGEIVIFDRSWYNRAGVEHVMGFCTDEQYERFLIQAPIFEQMLIDDGIILRKYWFSVSDVEQEARFKSRHKDPMRQWKLSPMDLESITRWEAYSQAKDRMFSATDRRQSPWNVVESEDKRASRINVIADILESVPWERVEPHVPQVPERPAPVGYTRPPRTSQTYVADHAAEVSKGAGSGSASGKSASKAAKGTTTKRTATKSAAKKSATKKS
- a CDS encoding MerR family transcriptional regulator; translation: MEHGAERMRVGELARRVGVSAHVLRAWETRYGMFSPERSESGYRLYGPTDEQVARQVITLRDSGMPLAQAAATVLARHTDGPVITPSATQEYTSRLGYAMLQLDNRGARMVLDEAITQFGLEQVIRGVIVPFMQELGGMWANGDVSVAHEHFASHAVRRTLAVQTVDQTEPGSPIALLACPPGERHDIGLLCMAILMSRRGWDVRFLGADTPLHSLVRVADTVRPDLVVLSASRRSAFESRRGIIRRLSSSVTIAIGGGGSGPALAADLNARLLPPDLIDAAEATLEFASESTELVAR
- a CDS encoding amino acid ABC transporter ATP-binding protein — its product is MASTHRYEGADLRLEDLTIAYGETVVVRDVSFEVPAGTTTCIIGPSGSGKSTLLRSINRLHEPSHGEVYLAGEPTSGMNRDALRTRLGMVFQHFNLFPDHTALQNVMLAPRKVLGLSDSEARARAAEGLTDVGLATRMDHRPRDLSGGQQQRVAIARALAMHPSAVLFDEVTSALDPELVKGVLDLMRRLGDAGMTMVVVTHEMGFARQAADQVVFMDEGRVVEIGTPQELFDNPRSERLQTFLSQVL
- a CDS encoding SDR family NAD(P)-dependent oxidoreductase; the encoded protein is MNNTTRAARLVDSMLDRSVALGYGKIGSAVRRQLPTWPCDPQPGALAGQQIIVTGASSGLGEQVAHDVVRLGGHAHLVVRDTARGEATAARIRQAMPDAQCTVWRCDLSDLDSVDDFVLAFSRTHIVVDAIVHNAGAMPQTYTTSAQGYELTLALHVLGPVRMTEGLLPDRPTTDHITRVVFVTSGGMYAQRLRDDDFAYRTGEYKPTVAYARSKRAQVELIPALQGRWATHGARVYAMHPGWARTPGVETSMPGFTKLTAPILRSPADGADTITWLLATHPAPAGGGLWHDRRDRPTNLLASTVTTTQQRCRLKSWVLEHALETKRPALLST
- a CDS encoding phospholipase A2 gives rise to the protein MNFTQRLLTGCGSLALASGMAVSVTPEASAASTTVSTTSTAAYAAGEFQCGPNNWIGRLVPENPPGGANFHYACVRHDACYSAGSTTSRATCDSAFRNRMYNACTAAGKGATCKRIADVYYWAVRGAGRFYYKGSGLNN